A DNA window from Thermus tengchongensis contains the following coding sequences:
- the dnaN gene encoding DNA polymerase III subunit beta codes for MKVKVPKTLLTEHVALLERVIPTRSSNPLFTYLGLALTPDTLVLFGTNGEVDLEVCLKLPTEGEGRFLVPAQPFFQLVRSLPGDQVELDFGAELSLSSGSFSTRLSLAPDEGYPELFFPSLEGPAEPYPLQTLLPVEELLKALSYVRYAASNEEYRAIFRGVQLEFSEGGLRSVASDGYRLALYRLARPQPFAKKVVVPARSVDEMVRVLKGMGEGEVALALGPGVLGLATSGSQGAAATGKGQLRMAVRLMEGEFPDYERVIPKEFPLKAAFEVEAFREALRRVSVLSDRQNHRVDLLFEEGRVLFSAEGDYGKGQEEVPVHLEGVPLAVAYNARYLLEALSPLSGQALLLLSGPTSPSLVRPGEASPAEIGEGYQAVVVPLRV; via the coding sequence GTGAAGGTGAAAGTTCCAAAAACCCTGTTGACCGAACACGTGGCCTTGCTGGAACGGGTCATTCCCACGCGAAGCTCCAACCCCCTTTTTACCTACCTGGGCCTAGCCCTTACCCCAGATACCCTGGTGTTGTTCGGAACCAACGGCGAGGTGGACCTGGAAGTATGCCTGAAGCTTCCCACGGAGGGGGAGGGGCGTTTTTTGGTTCCCGCCCAGCCTTTCTTCCAGCTGGTGCGCAGCCTTCCCGGGGATCAGGTGGAGCTGGACTTCGGTGCGGAGCTTTCCCTCTCCTCGGGTTCCTTCAGCACCCGGCTGAGCCTCGCCCCCGACGAAGGCTACCCGGAGCTCTTCTTTCCCAGCCTGGAGGGCCCTGCAGAACCCTATCCCCTGCAAACCCTTTTGCCGGTGGAGGAGCTTCTTAAGGCGCTATCCTACGTGCGCTATGCGGCCAGCAACGAGGAGTACCGAGCGATCTTCCGGGGTGTGCAGCTGGAGTTTTCCGAGGGAGGGCTTCGCTCCGTGGCCTCCGACGGGTACCGCCTAGCCCTTTACAGGCTGGCCAGGCCGCAACCCTTTGCCAAGAAGGTGGTGGTGCCTGCCCGCAGTGTAGACGAGATGGTGAGGGTTCTGAAGGGTATGGGCGAGGGGGAGGTAGCCCTGGCCCTGGGCCCGGGGGTTCTGGGCCTCGCCACCAGCGGTTCGCAAGGCGCTGCCGCCACCGGAAAGGGACAGCTGCGCATGGCTGTCCGGCTTATGGAAGGGGAGTTCCCCGATTATGAGCGGGTGATCCCCAAGGAGTTCCCCCTGAAGGCAGCCTTCGAGGTGGAGGCCTTCCGGGAGGCCCTGCGCCGGGTGAGCGTCCTTTCTGACCGGCAAAACCATAGGGTAGACCTTCTTTTTGAGGAGGGGCGGGTGTTGTTCTCCGCTGAGGGGGATTACGGCAAGGGGCAGGAGGAGGTTCCCGTGCACCTCGAGGGCGTGCCCCTGGCGGTGGCCTACAATGCCCGCTACCTTCTGGAGGCCCTTTCCCCCCTATCCGGCCAGGCGCTGTTGTTGCTTTCCGGGCCCACCAGCCCTAGCCTGGTGCGTCCAGGAGAGGCTTCCCCAGCGGAGATAGGGGAGGGGTACCAGGCAGTGGTGGTCCCCCTGCGGGTGTAA
- the dnaA gene encoding chromosomal replication initiator protein DnaA: MTHEAVWQHILEHIRRNITEVEFHTWFERIRPLGIQDGVLQLAVPTSFALDWIKRHYAELIQEALGLLGAQPPRFELKVVPSVAVQEDIFHTPTPSETAKPNLNPKYTFENFVVGPNNSMAHAAAVAVAESPGRAYNPLFIYGGVGLGKTHLMHAVGHSVAKRFPHLKIEYVSTETFTNELINAIREDRMTEFRERYRSVDLLLVDDIQFIAGKERTQEEFFHTFNALYEAHKQIILSSDRPPKDILTLEARLRSRFEWGLITDIQPPDLETRIAILKMNAEQRGLRISEEVLEYIARQVTSNIRELEGALMRTIAYASLNGVELTRAVAAKALSDIFAPREVEVDPHEIVRKVAEYFALRPEDLVGGGRRKEVVLPRQIAMFLVRELTRSSLPEIGQLFGGRDHTTVLYAIQKVQELSESDREVQKLLRSLKEALT, from the coding sequence TTGACCCACGAGGCCGTCTGGCAACACATCCTGGAACACATCCGCCGCAACATCACCGAGGTGGAGTTCCACACCTGGTTCGAGCGCATCCGCCCCTTGGGCATCCAGGATGGGGTACTTCAGCTGGCGGTGCCCACCTCCTTCGCCCTGGACTGGATCAAGCGCCACTACGCCGAGCTAATCCAGGAAGCTCTGGGCCTCCTGGGAGCCCAGCCGCCCCGGTTTGAGCTCAAGGTGGTCCCCAGCGTGGCCGTACAGGAGGACATCTTCCACACCCCTACCCCTTCCGAAACAGCCAAGCCCAACCTCAACCCCAAGTACACCTTTGAAAACTTCGTGGTGGGGCCCAACAACTCCATGGCCCATGCGGCGGCGGTGGCGGTGGCCGAGTCCCCGGGGCGGGCCTACAATCCCCTTTTCATCTACGGGGGCGTGGGCCTGGGCAAGACCCACCTCATGCACGCCGTGGGGCACTCCGTGGCCAAGCGTTTTCCCCACCTTAAAATCGAGTACGTCTCCACGGAGACCTTCACCAACGAGCTCATCAACGCCATCCGCGAGGACCGCATGACGGAGTTCCGCGAGCGCTACCGCTCCGTGGACCTTCTCTTGGTGGACGACATCCAGTTCATCGCCGGCAAGGAGCGCACCCAGGAGGAGTTCTTCCACACCTTCAACGCCCTTTACGAGGCCCACAAGCAGATCATCCTCTCCTCCGACCGGCCTCCCAAGGATATCCTGACCCTCGAGGCCCGCCTGCGAAGCCGGTTCGAATGGGGCCTCATCACCGACATCCAGCCCCCCGACCTGGAAACCCGCATCGCCATCCTGAAAATGAACGCCGAACAACGGGGCTTGCGAATCAGCGAGGAGGTGCTGGAGTACATAGCCCGGCAAGTAACCTCCAACATCCGCGAACTGGAGGGAGCCCTGATGCGCACCATCGCCTACGCTTCCTTAAACGGGGTGGAACTCACCCGCGCCGTGGCCGCCAAGGCGCTTTCCGACATCTTCGCCCCCAGGGAAGTGGAGGTGGATCCCCACGAGATCGTGCGCAAGGTGGCGGAGTACTTTGCCCTGCGCCCGGAGGACCTGGTGGGCGGTGGCCGACGGAAGGAGGTGGTTTTACCCCGTCAGATCGCCATGTTCCTGGTGCGGGAACTCACCCGCTCCTCCCTCCCGGAAATCGGCCAGCTCTTCGGAGGACGGGACCATACCACCGTCCTCTATGCCATCCAAAAGGTTCAGGAGCTTTCGGAAAGCGACCGTGAGGTGCAAAAGCTCCTACGCAGCTTGAAAGAGGCCCTGACATGA
- the mnmG gene encoding tRNA uridine-5-carboxymethylaminomethyl(34) synthesis enzyme MnmG, with translation MGKVEGGMRYDVVVVGGGHAGLEAAWAAAALGVRVALVTINPERIGMMPCNPAVGGPGKSQLVAELTALGGLMGRAADATAIHTRVLNCSKGPAVQSLRVQVDRDLYALKAQEILAERPIEVIRGEVAGLVVEGGRLLGVRTVDGREIPAKAVVVAGGTFLGGVVWYGRRSRPAGRQGEPPARFLSQSLRAVGHTLRRFKTGTPPRIRADSVEFTELEVVPPEVPPGSFTGSPGPHAAKLPTWQTRTTSRTHRLILENLHLSPLYAGDIVGIGPRYCPSIEDKVVRFSDKESHLLFVEPDGLATSEVYLQGFSSSLPPELQEEMVKSLPGFGRAVIQRYAYAVEYDSLDPRELTRGLQSRFLPGLFAAGQVNGTSGYEEAAAQGLLAGLNAARYALGLPEVHLPRESGYMGVMVDDLVGRGTDEPYRMMTSRVELRLLCRADNADERLVPLAVEWGLRPREDLEAVREKYRRVEEELRRLEALRVEGVSGLVWLRRPENTYQVLAERFPPPIPLGPEEAYQVEVRAKYAGYIERQERLREKLRDLEAFRIPEGLEFPRVPGLSREAVEKLSRVRPRTVAEAARVPGIRDSDLTALLVHLRVLSR, from the coding sequence TTGGGTAAAGTGGAGGGTGGGATGCGTTACGACGTGGTGGTGGTGGGAGGGGGACATGCGGGGCTGGAAGCGGCTTGGGCAGCTGCGGCCCTCGGGGTGCGGGTGGCCCTGGTCACGATTAATCCCGAGCGCATAGGCATGATGCCCTGCAACCCGGCGGTGGGCGGACCCGGAAAGAGCCAGCTGGTGGCGGAACTCACCGCCCTGGGGGGGCTTATGGGCCGGGCGGCGGACGCCACCGCCATCCACACCCGGGTGCTGAACTGCTCCAAGGGACCGGCGGTGCAAAGCCTGAGGGTCCAGGTGGACCGGGATCTCTACGCCCTTAAGGCCCAGGAAATCCTGGCGGAAAGGCCCATTGAAGTGATCCGGGGGGAGGTGGCGGGCCTCGTCGTAGAGGGAGGAAGGCTTTTGGGGGTGCGCACCGTGGATGGCCGGGAGATCCCCGCCAAGGCGGTGGTGGTGGCGGGGGGAACCTTCCTGGGTGGGGTGGTCTGGTACGGAAGGCGTTCCCGGCCGGCGGGGCGGCAGGGGGAGCCTCCTGCGCGTTTCCTCTCCCAGAGCCTGAGGGCGGTAGGCCATACCCTGCGGCGCTTTAAAACCGGCACCCCGCCCAGGATCCGGGCGGATTCCGTAGAGTTTACCGAGTTGGAGGTGGTGCCCCCGGAGGTGCCCCCGGGAAGCTTTACGGGAAGCCCAGGACCCCATGCCGCCAAGCTTCCCACCTGGCAGACCCGTACCACATCGCGCACCCACCGCCTGATCCTGGAGAACCTGCACCTGTCTCCCCTCTATGCGGGGGACATCGTGGGCATCGGTCCCCGTTACTGCCCCTCCATCGAGGACAAGGTGGTGCGCTTTTCCGACAAGGAGAGCCACCTCCTTTTCGTGGAGCCCGACGGGCTCGCCACCAGCGAGGTGTACCTGCAGGGGTTCTCCTCCAGCCTGCCTCCAGAGCTCCAGGAGGAGATGGTGAAAAGCCTGCCGGGGTTTGGGCGGGCGGTGATCCAGCGCTATGCCTATGCGGTGGAGTACGACAGCCTGGATCCCAGGGAGCTCACCCGCGGGCTCCAGTCCCGCTTCCTCCCCGGACTGTTCGCCGCCGGGCAGGTGAACGGCACCTCGGGGTACGAGGAGGCAGCGGCCCAAGGCCTCCTAGCAGGGCTGAACGCTGCCCGGTATGCCCTGGGCCTTCCTGAGGTTCATCTCCCCCGGGAAAGCGGCTACATGGGGGTGATGGTGGACGACCTGGTGGGCCGGGGCACAGACGAGCCCTACCGGATGATGACCTCGAGGGTGGAGCTCCGCCTCCTCTGCCGGGCGGACAACGCGGACGAACGCCTGGTGCCCTTGGCGGTGGAGTGGGGCCTGAGGCCCAGGGAGGACCTGGAAGCGGTGAGGGAGAAGTACCGACGGGTGGAGGAGGAGCTGAGGCGCCTCGAGGCCTTGCGGGTGGAGGGGGTGAGCGGCCTGGTGTGGCTTAGGCGTCCAGAAAACACCTACCAAGTCTTGGCGGAACGTTTTCCCCCGCCCATCCCCTTGGGTCCCGAAGAGGCCTACCAGGTGGAGGTGCGGGCCAAGTACGCGGGGTACATCGAGCGACAGGAGCGGCTACGGGAGAAGCTGAGGGACCTGGAGGCCTTTCGCATACCCGAGGGTTTGGAGTTCCCCCGGGTCCCAGGCCTTTCCCGGGAGGCGGTGGAAAAGCTTTCCCGGGTGAGGCCCCGAACCGTGGCAGAGGCCGCCCGGGTCCCTGGGATACGGGACTCAGATCTCACGGCCTTGCTGGTGCACCTCAGGGTGCTTTCCCGGTGA
- the rsmG gene encoding 16S rRNA (guanine(527)-N(7))-methyltransferase RsmG, translating into MGLSPKGVQLLLEGGKALGLDLEAHLSAFSRFYDLLMEANRRTNLTALRTEEEVVVKHFLDSLTLLTLPLFQGSWRVLDLGTGAGFPGLPLKIVRPELEITLLDATKKKVAFVVEAVEALGLKGAYPLWGRAEELAHRPEYREAYGRVVARAVAPLCVLAELGLPFVALGGYMVAQKGPRVAEELEALPKALALLGGGSVTLHTLLLPVVQEERNLVVVAKEASTPAKYPRRPGVPEKNPLC; encoded by the coding sequence GTGGGTCTAAGCCCAAAGGGCGTTCAGCTTCTTCTGGAGGGTGGAAAGGCCTTGGGGCTGGACCTCGAGGCCCACCTTTCCGCCTTTTCCCGCTTTTACGACCTCCTCATGGAGGCCAACCGGCGCACCAACCTCACGGCCTTGCGCACGGAGGAGGAGGTGGTGGTCAAGCATTTCCTGGACTCCCTCACCCTCCTCACCCTGCCCCTCTTCCAGGGGTCATGGCGGGTGCTGGACCTGGGCACGGGGGCGGGGTTTCCCGGGCTTCCCCTGAAGATCGTGCGCCCGGAGCTGGAGATCACCCTCCTGGACGCCACCAAGAAGAAGGTGGCCTTCGTGGTGGAGGCGGTGGAGGCTCTGGGACTGAAGGGGGCCTATCCCCTTTGGGGCCGGGCGGAGGAGCTGGCCCATCGCCCCGAGTACCGGGAGGCCTACGGACGGGTGGTGGCCCGGGCGGTGGCGCCCCTTTGCGTTTTGGCGGAACTGGGCCTGCCCTTCGTGGCCCTGGGGGGGTACATGGTGGCCCAAAAGGGGCCAAGGGTGGCGGAGGAGTTGGAGGCCCTGCCTAAGGCCCTGGCCCTCCTTGGAGGAGGCTCGGTTACCCTCCATACCTTGCTTCTTCCCGTGGTCCAGGAGGAACGGAACCTGGTGGTGGTGGCCAAGGAGGCCTCTACCCCGGCCAAGTATCCCCGGCGACCGGGGGTGCCCGAGAAAAATCCTTTATGCTAG
- the soj gene encoding chromosome-partitioning ATPase Soj: MLGSKVLRRIALVNQKGGVGKTTTAINLAAYLARMGKRVLLVDLDPQMNATSGLGLRPERGVYQLLQGEPLETLVQTVDGFSLLPATPELVGATVELLERPTALGEALRDEGYEITLLDVPPSLSALTLSALAAAHGVVVPVQAEYYALEGVAGLLSTLDEVRSRLNPRLRLLGILITMYDGRTLLSQQVEAQLRAHFGEKVFWTVVPRNVRLAEAPSFGRTIAQHAPTSPGAHAYRRLAEEVIARVQEG; the protein is encoded by the coding sequence ATGCTAGGGTCCAAGGTGTTGCGGCGGATCGCCCTGGTGAACCAGAAGGGGGGGGTGGGCAAGACCACCACCGCCATCAACCTGGCCGCCTACCTGGCCCGCATGGGGAAGAGGGTGCTCCTGGTGGACCTGGATCCCCAAATGAACGCCACCAGCGGTCTGGGGCTTAGGCCGGAGCGAGGGGTGTACCAGCTCTTGCAGGGGGAGCCCCTGGAGACCTTGGTGCAGACCGTGGACGGTTTTTCTCTCCTGCCGGCCACCCCGGAGCTGGTGGGGGCCACGGTGGAACTCCTGGAAAGGCCCACGGCCCTAGGGGAAGCCTTACGGGACGAGGGGTACGAGATCACCCTTCTGGACGTGCCCCCCAGCCTCTCCGCCCTCACCCTAAGCGCCCTGGCGGCGGCGCACGGGGTGGTGGTCCCAGTGCAGGCGGAGTACTACGCCCTGGAGGGGGTGGCGGGGTTGCTCTCCACCCTGGACGAGGTGCGGAGCCGCCTCAACCCCCGCCTGCGGCTTCTCGGCATCCTCATCACCATGTACGACGGCAGGACCCTGCTTTCCCAGCAGGTGGAGGCCCAGCTGAGGGCCCACTTCGGGGAGAAGGTGTTCTGGACGGTGGTGCCCCGCAACGTGCGCCTGGCGGAGGCCCCCAGCTTTGGCAGGACGATCGCCCAGCATGCCCCCACCTCCCCTGGGGCCCACGCCTACCGCCGTCTGGCTGAGGAGGTGATCGCCCGTGTCCAAGAAGGCTAG
- a CDS encoding ParB/RepB/Spo0J family partition protein, giving the protein MSKKASGLGRGLEALLPKGGGGVVRLPLSAIRPNPHQPRRRFSQEGLEELAASIREKGLLQPLVVRPKGEGYELVAGERRLRAAEMAGLKEVPALIRDLTDQEAMEVALVENLQREDLTPLEEARGYQALLGLGLTQEEVAKRVGKARSTVANALRLLQLPAEVLEALEQGLISAGHARALLMLEPEDRLWGLREILEKGLSVRQAEALRERLVRERERKTQEPSPLSLELSRHLGLPVRVVGGRRGKVVIHYRSLEELEALLERLGYQA; this is encoded by the coding sequence GTGTCCAAGAAGGCTAGCGGCTTAGGGAGGGGCCTCGAGGCCCTCCTGCCCAAGGGCGGCGGAGGGGTGGTCCGGCTTCCCCTGTCCGCCATCCGGCCCAATCCCCATCAGCCCCGCCGGAGGTTCTCCCAGGAGGGTCTGGAGGAGCTTGCCGCTTCCATCCGGGAGAAAGGCTTGCTTCAACCCTTGGTGGTCCGTCCCAAGGGGGAGGGGTACGAGCTGGTGGCCGGGGAGAGGCGCCTTAGAGCCGCGGAGATGGCGGGCCTGAAGGAGGTTCCCGCCCTCATCCGCGACCTCACGGACCAGGAGGCCATGGAGGTGGCCCTGGTGGAGAACCTCCAGCGGGAGGACCTCACCCCGTTGGAGGAGGCCCGGGGTTACCAGGCGCTGTTGGGTTTGGGCCTCACCCAGGAGGAGGTGGCCAAGCGGGTGGGTAAGGCCCGTTCCACGGTGGCCAACGCCCTGAGGCTTTTGCAGCTTCCCGCGGAGGTTTTGGAGGCCTTGGAACAGGGGCTCATCAGCGCGGGCCACGCCCGGGCCCTTTTGATGCTGGAGCCTGAGGACCGGCTTTGGGGCCTGAGGGAGATCCTGGAAAAAGGGCTTTCCGTGCGCCAGGCAGAGGCCTTGCGGGAGCGCTTGGTGCGGGAACGAGAGCGAAAAACCCAGGAACCCTCGCCCCTTTCCCTGGAGCTTTCCCGGCACCTGGGCCTGCCGGTGAGGGTGGTGGGGGGAAGGAGGGGGAAGGTGGTCATCCACTACCGCTCCCTGGAAGAGCTGGAGGCCCTTTTGGAGCGGCTGGGCTACCAGGCGTAG
- a CDS encoding DNA internalization-related competence protein ComEC/Rec2 — protein sequence MSDPRTVFPKPLPSTWGPGVGLGLGGLLGAWGLFHPWLLLLVPFLLPLLRLPFALGLVVVLLRGCLFPVPEPPYGTRLEGVFTLHQDTILWQGHRLWVQHYPGLEDGRYRLRGYLAPPQGKRNPGGFDQRTWLLSRGIKGVFHVERAEPLAPLPDPRAPFRARLAQGLSTPALEVLEGLVLGDKRGLEDTYAQFQKAGLAHLLALSGLHVGFLVASLVFLLTPLGRWRYLLALLALPFYLWLAGPSPSLVRASLMAGLSLLGLFLGLGAAGVLQALGLALFLQLLWWPESLLSLSFQLSHLAVAGITLLLPALPQPQGARGYLAGALLTSLAAQVPLVPLLLHRFGFLPLLSPLSNLLALPLVSLLVPLGFLKLFLGGLLAPLLEPLARALLLLAQAASHGPLLSWGEISPVGFALYYLGLFPLALALHRHLPWRKAFLLSSLPLLASLLAAWPKPLDLFALDVGQGDALLARLGGAAVLVDGGRPEQGEKVVRALRALGVVALEVLVATHPDADHYGGLLKVAEEVPIGLALLSPAFPRDHPLVRTLEARGVPLLFPGAGTRLQVGRGNLEVLWPPHLSGDADEDGLVLLLDFGRARALLLADVPQRVERRLAVEGVDVLKVSHHGSRTGTDEDLLERIRSQVALIGVGRNPHGHPHPEVLERLARRGIRVYRTDQHGAVRVLFGYAW from the coding sequence ATGTCCGACCCTAGGACAGTCTTCCCCAAGCCTCTCCCCTCCACCTGGGGTCCAGGGGTGGGCCTGGGTCTGGGCGGGCTCCTGGGAGCCTGGGGGCTTTTCCATCCCTGGCTCCTTCTCCTGGTGCCCTTCCTCCTCCCCCTCCTACGGCTTCCCTTCGCCCTTGGGCTCGTTGTTGTCCTCCTCCGGGGCTGCCTCTTCCCCGTACCAGAACCTCCTTACGGCACCCGCCTCGAGGGTGTCTTCACCCTTCACCAAGACACCATCCTTTGGCAGGGGCACAGGCTTTGGGTGCAGCACTACCCGGGCCTGGAGGATGGCCGTTACCGGCTACGGGGGTACTTGGCTCCACCCCAGGGCAAGCGCAACCCCGGGGGTTTTGACCAGCGCACCTGGCTCCTCTCCCGGGGGATAAAGGGCGTGTTTCACGTGGAACGGGCGGAACCCTTGGCTCCGCTTCCCGACCCTCGGGCTCCCTTCCGTGCCCGCCTGGCGCAGGGACTCTCGACCCCTGCCCTCGAGGTCCTGGAGGGGCTGGTCCTGGGGGACAAGAGGGGACTCGAGGACACCTACGCCCAGTTTCAAAAGGCAGGGCTCGCCCATCTGCTGGCCCTCTCCGGCCTCCACGTGGGCTTTCTGGTGGCGAGCCTGGTTTTCCTTCTCACCCCTTTGGGCCGATGGCGCTACCTCCTGGCCCTCCTCGCTCTACCCTTTTACCTCTGGCTGGCAGGGCCAAGCCCCTCCTTGGTGCGGGCCAGCCTCATGGCTGGGTTATCCCTCCTGGGCCTCTTCCTCGGCCTTGGAGCCGCCGGGGTACTCCAGGCCCTGGGCCTCGCCCTCTTTCTCCAGCTCCTGTGGTGGCCCGAAAGCCTGCTAAGCCTATCCTTCCAGCTCTCCCACCTGGCGGTTGCGGGGATCACCCTCCTCCTTCCCGCCCTGCCTCAACCCCAGGGAGCACGGGGGTACTTGGCCGGAGCCCTTCTCACCAGCCTGGCTGCCCAGGTTCCCCTGGTTCCCCTTCTCCTTCACCGCTTCGGCTTCCTACCCCTCCTCTCTCCCCTCAGCAACCTCCTAGCCCTCCCCCTGGTCTCTCTCCTGGTACCCCTGGGATTCCTCAAGCTCTTCCTTGGGGGTCTTCTGGCACCCCTTCTGGAGCCCCTGGCCCGGGCCCTCCTTCTCCTGGCCCAGGCCGCAAGCCACGGCCCACTCCTAAGCTGGGGGGAAATCTCCCCCGTGGGTTTCGCCCTCTACTACCTTGGGCTTTTCCCCTTGGCCCTGGCCCTGCACCGGCATCTCCCCTGGCGAAAAGCCTTTCTCCTCTCCAGTCTTCCCCTTCTGGCCAGCCTCCTCGCCGCCTGGCCCAAGCCCTTGGACCTCTTTGCCCTGGACGTGGGCCAGGGGGATGCCCTCCTGGCCCGGCTGGGCGGGGCCGCGGTGCTGGTGGACGGGGGCCGGCCCGAGCAGGGGGAGAAGGTGGTGCGGGCCCTGCGGGCCCTAGGGGTGGTGGCCCTCGAGGTCCTGGTGGCCACCCACCCCGACGCCGACCACTATGGGGGCCTCCTCAAGGTGGCCGAGGAGGTTCCCATCGGCCTCGCCCTCCTCTCCCCCGCCTTCCCCCGGGACCATCCCCTGGTGCGGACCCTGGAGGCCCGGGGCGTGCCCCTCCTCTTCCCGGGCGCAGGAACCCGCCTTCAGGTGGGGCGGGGAAACCTGGAGGTGCTCTGGCCCCCCCATCTAAGCGGGGACGCCGACGAGGACGGACTCGTCCTCCTCCTGGACTTCGGCCGGGCCAGGGCCCTCCTCCTGGCGGACGTGCCGCAAAGGGTGGAGCGCCGCCTAGCGGTGGAGGGGGTGGACGTCCTCAAGGTAAGCCACCACGGCTCCCGCACGGGCACGGACGAGGACCTCCTGGAACGCATCCGGTCCCAGGTGGCCCTGATAGGCGTGGGAAGGAACCCCCACGGCCACCCCCACCCCGAGGTCTTGGAGCGCCTGGCCCGCCGCGGAATAAGGGTCTACCGCACCGACCAACACGGGGCGGTGCGGGTCCTCTTCGGCTACGCCTGGTAG
- a CDS encoding ComEA family DNA-binding protein, with translation MVLFYLLYLLAVALLGLSSLWPKLVPKPQPVRVETLAEASFHPPTPEPISLNQASLEELMTLPGIGPVLAQRIVEGRPYARVEDLLRVKGIGPATLERLRPYVRP, from the coding sequence GTGGTCCTCTTCTACCTCCTCTACCTCCTCGCGGTAGCCCTCCTGGGTCTTTCCAGCCTCTGGCCCAAGCTGGTGCCGAAACCCCAGCCGGTGCGGGTGGAAACCCTGGCGGAGGCCAGCTTTCACCCCCCAACCCCTGAGCCCATCAGCTTGAACCAAGCCAGCCTCGAGGAGCTCATGACCCTCCCTGGGATTGGGCCTGTGCTGGCCCAGAGGATCGTGGAGGGAAGGCCCTACGCCCGGGTGGAGGACCTCCTGAGGGTCAAGGGCATCGGCCCCGCCACCCTGGAACGCCTTAGGCCCTATGTCCGACCCTAG
- a CDS encoding YcxB family protein: MGKYEAAFSRLGEEALVKLEGPGGFLAVTEAHLVFVDDAGVKRLELARIRRVGKGEAGTLLVQGEEDALVLPLKAFPLEELKAFLEGLKPHVARARKATSTPAPAPKAPLTQEAPPPPPPPEPPKAPVWEEEPPPKRDSVELAPEPESPPQAPTPKAQGGRNPLALPLKVLSLLTLAYTVAFVVLNPGADPWVLAGVLLGGLGLALTEWSSSTSSTSSR; the protein is encoded by the coding sequence ATGGGCAAGTATGAAGCGGCCTTTTCTCGCCTAGGCGAGGAAGCCCTGGTCAAGCTGGAAGGGCCGGGTGGCTTTCTGGCCGTCACCGAGGCCCACCTGGTCTTCGTGGACGACGCCGGGGTAAAGCGCCTGGAGCTGGCCAGGATCCGCCGGGTAGGTAAGGGAGAGGCTGGCACCCTCCTGGTGCAAGGGGAGGAGGATGCCCTGGTCCTTCCCCTGAAGGCCTTTCCCCTGGAGGAGCTCAAGGCCTTTCTGGAAGGGTTGAAACCCCACGTGGCCCGGGCCCGCAAGGCCACCTCAACTCCTGCCCCCGCCCCCAAGGCTCCCCTGACCCAGGAAGCCCCTCCCCCACCCCCTCCTCCCGAGCCCCCGAAGGCTCCGGTGTGGGAGGAGGAACCCCCTCCCAAGCGGGACTCGGTGGAGCTGGCCCCGGAGCCGGAGTCCCCTCCCCAAGCCCCCACGCCCAAGGCCCAGGGAGGGAGAAACCCTTTGGCCCTCCCCTTAAAGGTGCTCTCCCTCCTCACCCTGGCCTACACCGTGGCCTTCGTGGTCCTGAACCCGGGAGCGGATCCCTGGGTGCTGGCCGGCGTCCTCCTGGGCGGGCTGGGTCTGGCCTTGACGGAGTGGTCCTCTTCTACCTCCTCTACCTCCTCGCGGTAG
- a CDS encoding glycerophosphodiester phosphodiesterase, producing MPLRLGHRGAPRLAEGEAQAYVENTLEAFRQALEAGLDGFELDVHLTRDGVLVVHHDFTLGGIPLSGLSSRELPAYVPTLEEVLRTFPEAWINVELKSLPPETDGREQALARLLDRYPSDRIWVSSFDPLALVRLKRLGVGPLGLLYEHEEAEALAPCLGVEWVHPEASLLSEAKVRELRTRYRVLAWTVNRRQQAQELAAWGVDALVTDFPGVLV from the coding sequence GTGCCCTTGCGCTTGGGACACCGCGGCGCCCCTCGCCTGGCGGAAGGCGAGGCCCAGGCCTATGTGGAAAATACCCTGGAGGCATTCCGCCAAGCCTTGGAGGCTGGGCTGGATGGATTCGAGCTGGACGTGCACCTAACCCGGGACGGGGTCTTGGTGGTGCACCACGACTTCACCCTGGGAGGAATCCCCTTAAGTGGGCTTAGCTCTCGGGAGCTTCCGGCGTATGTGCCCACCCTCGAGGAGGTGCTGAGAACCTTTCCCGAAGCCTGGATTAACGTGGAGCTGAAAAGCCTTCCCCCGGAAACCGACGGCCGGGAGCAGGCCTTGGCCAGGCTCCTGGACCGTTACCCCTCGGACAGGATCTGGGTGAGCTCCTTTGATCCCTTGGCCCTGGTGCGCCTTAAACGGCTTGGGGTGGGACCTCTGGGCCTTCTCTATGAACACGAGGAGGCGGAGGCCCTGGCCCCCTGCCTGGGGGTGGAATGGGTGCATCCCGAAGCCTCTTTGCTCAGCGAGGCCAAGGTGAGGGAGCTAAGGACCCGCTACCGGGTACTGGCCTGGACGGTGAACCGCCGCCAGCAAGCCCAGGAGCTGGCCGCCTGGGGGGTGGATGCCCTGGTCACCGATTTCCCGGGGGTCCTCGTATAA